CCCTCCCGCTCCTCCGGGCGCAACCTCTCCCACCGCTCCCGCGATACCCACGAAGCATCCGGGGAAAACAGCGAGCCGTCCGGAAGCCGAAAACCCGTCGAGGAATCAAACACCACCCCCCGGCGATGGGACCGGTTCCAGCGCTCCAGCTGGTAGAGCACCTCCGCGCTGCGCCGTCCGCTCTCTCCGCCCGTCGGGGTCACGATCAGCCTCCCGTCCGCGGTGCGCTCGAATTGATACCCCGGGTTCCGCTCCGACAGCTCCCGCAGCTCCTCATCCGTCACCCGATGCAGCAGGTCCAGCCGGATCCCCATCCGATCCTCCCATCCCGAAGACAGGCGCCCAACCTTCCTGGGCATGGATCTCTCCCTTCAGGGAGATTATAACGGATGAGCGTTTGGAAAGAGAACGAACGGTGAGCGCTGGGAAGAAGGCGTCTTGCCCCCGCATGGGCAGCGAACAGCAGGAACCCTGAGGCCAGCGGAAAAGCCCTGCCGCACCATCCAAATTGCCAGGGGAAAGGCTTCCTCGTAGTATGTAGTATAATGATTACACATCGCCGGTCGGAACGCCCCGTTATCTGGAGGGGACAGGCATGCCGGGGATCTATTCGCTCGGGATTCTGCCTTCGAACTGCAGGTGTCCGCCGCGGGGGTCAGAGGGGGGTTGATCCCACCGATCCCCGGACCGGCCGGCCTTTCCCCTTCCGACCCCC
This Thermoflexus sp. DNA region includes the following protein-coding sequences:
- a CDS encoding Uma2 family endonuclease; the encoded protein is MGIRLDLLHRVTDEELRELSERNPGYQFERTADGRLIVTPTGGESGRRSAEVLYQLERWNRSHRRGVVFDSSTGFRLPDGSLFSPDASWVSRERWERLRPEEREG